In one Juglans regia cultivar Chandler chromosome 11, Walnut 2.0, whole genome shotgun sequence genomic region, the following are encoded:
- the LOC109012389 gene encoding probable strigolactone esterase DAD2, translating to MYLMGNTLLEALNVRVEGSGQKFLVLAHGFGTDQSVWKGILPSFTPYYRVILYDLVCAGSVNPDYFDFRRYTTLDSYVDDLINILDALKVDRCAYVGHSVSAMIGILASIRRPELFTKLILIGASPRFLNDKDYHGGFERGEIEKVLYAMEANYDAWVHGFAPLAVGADVPDAVREFSRTLFNMRPDITLFVSRSIFNSDLRGVLGLVKVSCCIFQTTRDVSVPTSVATYLRDHLGGRNTVETLDTEGHLPHLSAPGLLATKLRRALSR from the exons ATGTATCTCATGGGCAACACCTTGTTAGAAGCTCTCAACGTCCGCGTGGAAGGGTCCGGCCAGAAGTTCTTGGTCCTCGCTCATGGCTTCGGTACCGACCAGTCCGTCTGGAAAGGCATTCTCCCTTCATTCACCCCTTACTACCGCGTCATTCTCTACGACCTCGTCTGTGCAGGCAGTGTGAATCCTGATTACTTCGATTTTCGCCGCTACACCACACTCGACTCCTACGTCGATGACTTAATCAACATCCTCGACGCTCTCAAAGTCGATCGGTGTGCCTACGTTGGCCACTCCGTCTCCGCCATGATTGGAATTTTGGCTTCCATTCGTCGCCCCGAACTCTTCACCAAGCTCATCCTTATCGGCGCTTCTCCAAG ATTCTTGAACGACAAAGATTACCACGGAGGATTCGAGCGAGGTGAAATCGAGAAAGTTTTGTATGCAATGGAGGCTAATTACGACGCATGGGTGCACGGTTTCGCACCTTTGGCGGTAGGTGCTGATGTCCCGGACGCGGTTCGAGAATTCAGCCGGACCCTATTCAACATGAGACCGGACATAACCTTATTCGTGTCGCGCTCCATATTCAACAGCGATCTGAGGGGTGTCTTGGGCCTAGTCAAGGTGTCGTGCTGCATATTTCAGACCACAAGGGACGTCTCGGTTCCGACCTCGGTGGCCACGTATCTGAGGGACCATTTGGGAGGACGAAACACAGTGGAGACGCTGGATACCGAGGGTCATTTGCCCCATTTGAGCGCGCCGGGGCTTCTGGCTACGAAACTCCGCCGAGCACTTTCGCGCTGA
- the LOC109012388 gene encoding mitochondrial outer membrane protein porin 2-like: MAKNGPGLFSDIGKKARDLLTKDYDCDQTFTITTITDTGVALSSTVAKKGGLSSGHVAAQYKHKNAVLDVKVDTESNVLTTFTLTDIPPSTKTIASFKLPDYKSGKLEAQYCHEHATFTTAVGLNQSPAFDISATIGTPSISFGAEASYASASRNFAKYNAGVSLTKPDSSASVILADKGDSLRVSYLHHLSRLNGGAVAGEISRRFSTNENTLTVGCSYVVDPHTVVKAKLNNHGNLGALLRHELVPKSFLTVSGAVDTKNLEKHPKFGLALSLKP, encoded by the exons ATGGCGAAGAACGGACCGGGACTCTTCTCCGACATTGGAAAGAAAGCCAGAG ACTTGCTCACCAAGGACTATGATTGCGACCAGACGTTCACAATCACCACCATCACCGACACGGGTGTG GCCCTTAGTTCCACGGTGGCAAAGAAGGGAGGTCTCTCTTCTGGTCATGTGGCAGCACAGTACAAACACAAGAATGCTGTACTTGATGTCAAAGTTGATACAGAATCAAAT GTCTTGACAACCTTCACTCTCACAGACATCCCACCATCCACAAAAACCATTGCTTCATTCAAACTACCTGATTACAAGTCTGGCAAG TTGGAGGCTCAGTATTGCCATGAACATGCAACTTTCACTACAGCTGTTGGTCTGAACCAGTCCCCTGCATTTGATATTTCGGCCACCATCGGTACTCCCAGCATTTCCTTTGGAGCAGAAGCTAGTTACGCTTCAGCTTCTAGAAACTTTGCAAAGTATAATGCTGGTGTAAGCCTGACAAAACCAGATTCCAGTGCTTCAGTGATTTT GGCTGACAAAGGAGACTCACTAAGAGTGTCGTACTTGCACCATCTAAGCCGGCTGAATGGTGGGGCTGTAGCGGGAGAGATTAGTAGAAGGTTCTCCACAAATGAGAACACTTTGACAGTTGGATGTTCATATGTGGTAGATCCTCACACAGTTGTGAAGGCAAAACTCAACAACCATGGGAATCTTGGGGCTCTTTTACGGCACGAGCTTGTTCCCAAGTCCTTCCTGACAGTATCTGGAGCCGTTGACACCAAGAACTTGGAGAAGCATCCCAAGTTTGGGTTGGCACTCTCTCTCAAGCCTTGA
- the LOC109012386 gene encoding F-box/kelch-repeat protein At5g43190: MKNPALVAGPGTNDHPITNTSPAMDPDIWSRLPKELLEQILSFLPLKTLWNLRSTCKHFKSLVFSLTFISKHSPSSSSSPSPFSSFVLLHHPQCNNRFPLYDSALGTWRDSALSLSDFLPCKSPAFSLLSISNGLFCFSLPRSSSFLVCNLLARTSRLIEFPSYPFAYELFTLVSTPFGYKLFMLSTGSTSTSAFVYDSSVLSWKQFRGFDQILSNNYQREGVYFNGCLYFLTPEPFSLVTFDLETGKWKRSDTELPGDLTFGRLLNDEEGTLYMIGGIGRDGISRSMKLWELNGARDWVEVESLPEMICRKFVSVCYHNYEHVYCFWHRGMICVCCHTWPEILYYKVSKKTWHWLPKCPYVPDKWSSGFKWFSFVPKLYAPV, encoded by the coding sequence ATGAAGAACCCAGCACTTGTGGCCGGCCCCGGTACCAATGACCACCCCATCACCAACACTTCGCCGGCCATGGATCCCGATATCTGGAGCCGGCTGCCAAAGGAGCTCCTCGAGCAAATcctctcttttcttcctctcaaAACCTTATGGAATCTGAGATCCACCTGTAAGCATTTCAAGTCCCTGGTATTCTCTCTCACATTCATATCCAAGCactccccttcttcttcttcgtcgcCTTCGCCTTTCTCATCTTTTGTCTTGCTCCATCACCCTCAGTGTAACAATCGCTTCCCTTTGTATGACTCTGCCCTTGGCACCTGGCGCGACTcggctctctccctctctgacTTTCTACCCTGCAAATCACCCGctttttctctcctctccaTCTCCAATGGACTATTTTGCTTCTCTCTCCCCAGGTCATCCTCTTTTCTTGTGTGCAACCTCTTGGCCAGAACCTCAAGACTCATCGAGTTCCCGTCCTACCCTTTTGCTTATGAGCTGTTCACGCTGGTTTCTACCCCTTTTGGGTACAAGCTTTTCATGCTCTCTACCGGATCCACTTCCACTTCCGCTTTTGTTTATGATTCGAGCGTTCTCTCCTGGAAGCAATTCCGCGGTTTCGATCAGATTCTGAGCAACAATTATCAGCGGGAGGGCGTTTACTTTAATGGGTGTTTGTACTTTCTGACCCCAGAGCCATTTTCTCTCGTGACCTTTGATTTGGAGACTGGGAAATGGAAGAGGTCGGATACCGAATTGCCGGGCGATCTCACGTTTGGCCGGTTGTTGAACGATGAAGAAGGGACACTGTATATGATTGGTGGAATTGGGAGAGATGGGATTTCGAGGAGCATGAAGTTGTGGGAATTAAATGGAGCAAGGGATTGGGTAGAGGTGGAAAGCTTGCCCGAGATGATTTGTAGGAAATTCGTGTCTGTTTGCTACCACAATTACGAGCATGTTTACTGCTTTTGGCATCGGGGAATGATCTGCGTTTGCTGCCATACATGGCCGGAGATTCTGTATTACAAGGTGTCAAAGAAGACTTGGCATTGGCTGCCCAAATGCCCTTATGTGCCTGATAAATGGAGCTCTGGCTTCAAGTGGTTTTCCTTTGTTCCTAAGTTGTATGCTCCAGTTTGA
- the LOC109012387 gene encoding U-box domain-containing protein 4-like has protein sequence MERENESNYSYMGRDFSDLSINDASMAFSDCNSDRSGEFSTDSSERRQLLIACASENSDELIRQLVSGLESCSTEERKQAAMEIRLLAKNKPENRLRIAKAGAVKPLISLISSADPQLQEYGVTAILNLSLCDENKEFIASSGAIKPLVRALRTGTSTTKENAACALLRLSQVDENKIPIGRSGAIPLLVNLLETGASRGKKDASTALYSLCSVKENKIRAVKAGIIKPLVELMADLESSMVDKAAYVLGLLVSLTDAKAALVDEGGIPVLVEIIEVGSQRQKEIAVTILLQVCEDNVVYRAMVAREGAIPPLVALSQFGTIRAKKKAETLIELLRQPRSGNIAARTSELSV, from the exons ATGGAGAGGGAGAATGAGTCTAATTACTCATACATGGGGAGGGACTTCAGTGATCTCAGTATCAACGACGCCTCCATGGCTTTCAGCGACTGTAATAGCGACAGATCCGGTGAGTTTTCGACGGATTCTTCGGAGAGGCGGCAACTTCTCATAGCCTGCGCCTCCGAGAACTCGGACGAGCTGATCCGTCAACTAGTCTCTGGCCTAGAGTCCTGTTCGACTGAGGAGCGAAAGCAAGCGGCCATGGAAATCAGACTCCTCGCCAAGAATAAACCAGAAAATAGGCTCAGGATCGCCAAAGCCGGTGCTGTGAAGCCGTTGATTTCGTTGATCTCTTCTGCTGATCCTCAGCTTCAAGAATACGGCGTCACGGCTATTCTGAATCTCTCGCTGTGCGACGAGAACAAGGAATTCATAGCTTCGTCCGGAGCGATTAAGCCTCTAGTTCGAGCTCTGAGGACAGGCACTTCAACGACCAAAGAGAACGCAGCGTGTGCTCTCCTTCGGCTCTCACAAGTTGACGAGAACAAGATCCCAATCGGCCGGTCGGGAGCGATCCCCCTTCTGGTGAACCTTCTGGAGACCGGTGCTTCGCGTGGGAAAAAGGACGCGTCGACTGCTCTGTACTCGCTGTGTTCGGTGAAGGAGAACAAGATCAGGGCCGTCAAAGCGGGGATCATAAAGCCGCTGGTGGAATTGATGGCGGATTTGGAGTCAAGCATGGTGGATAAGGCGGCGTACGTGCTGGGCCTGCTGGTATCGCTAACTGACGCGAAGGCGGCGTTGGTGGACGAAGGGGGTATTCCGGTGCTGGTGGAGATAATCGAGGTCGGGTCTCAGAGGCAGAAAGAGATCGCGGTGACCATATTGTTGCAGGTCTGCGAGGATAACGTGGTGTACCGAGCTATGGTGGCCCGCGAAGGAGCGATTCCTCCCTTGGTGGCCTTGTCTCAGTTTGGCACCATTCGCGCCAAGAAAAAG GCCGAGACATTGATAGAGCTTCTACGGCAACCGAGATCCGGCAACATCGCTGCCAGAACGTCAGAGTTGTCAGTTTAA